From Hydra vulgaris chromosome 15, alternate assembly HydraT2T_AEP, one genomic window encodes:
- the LOC136092429 gene encoding uncharacterized protein LOC136092429, whose translation MDDRKSCVLTSQTVVEHPANRQLIPKNMDLDYVEQLYTESSSENDDNVDDFQPLFEQPKQKFKSNAMPIAIMCAEAGISTHKGVSVTRSLSNFHSDIPTPNQSAIFKAGKRLQVTTLLKLKEALSVQLFFILHFDGKGVAPYDYGIKKVERMVIALQSDGPIFWYIGLKTLHTSGTSKNLAAMITETLLEHNVVHKISLIICDTCSVNTGGSYDGSGGVVGILRSKLFNRPVPYYGCNAHILDLVLKKMVIFHLPTPSKSPTLTDFKFIQKLKK comes from the exons ATGGATGATAGAAAGAGCTGTGTATTAACCAGCCAAACAGTTGTTGAGCATCCTGCTAACAGGCAGTTGATACCAAAAAACATGGATCTTGATTATGTAGAGCAACTGTACACAGAGTCAAGCTCTGAAAATGATGATAACGTTGATGATTTTCAGCCTTTGTTTGAACAACCCAAACAGAAGTTTAAATCAAAT GCGATGCCAATTGCCATTATGTGCGCAGAAGCTGGTATCTCAACCCACAAAGGAGTTAGTGTAACTCGCTCATTAAGTAATTTCCATAGTGACATTCCAACTCCAAATCAATCGGCTATTTTTAAAGCTGGTAAAAGGTTGCAAGTCACAACTCtacttaaacttaaagaagcTTTGTCTGTTcaattattctttatattacACTTTGATGGAAAAGGTGTGGCACCATATGATTATGGGATTAAAAAAGTGGAACGCATGGTCATTGCCCTTCAGTCTGATGGACCAATATTTTGGTACATTGGCCTCAAAACATTACATACTAGCGGAACTTCTAAAAATCTAGCCGCTATGATAACGGAAACATTGTTAGAGCATAATGTTGTGCATAAAATATCCCTTATAATTTGTGACACCTGCTCTGTCAATACAg GTGGATCTTATGATGGTTCTGGTGGAGTAGTAGGGATTTTAAGATCTAAGCTATTTAACAGGCCTGTTCCTTATTATGGATGCAATGCTCACATTTTGGAccttgttttgaaaaaaatggtaATTTTCCACTTGCCAACACCATCAAAATCGCCTACTCTAACTGATTTTAAGTtcattcaaaaactaaaaaaatag